AATACTGCATTGAACTCAAGAAAAGTGAAGCATGACATAGGCTTAGACCGAAAGAGATACTTTACAGCTATTTGgcgagaaaaaaaaaagagcttataatttatgattttaacaaactattgtattgaatttaatattattacttaaaatttataagattcTTTTTTGGATTTTACTCAAAAGGACATTATACTCATTACTTGCACTTGaacataaaaacaatataattactaatttattcCTCCAAAACCCTATTCcgttttgcttctttttaacAGCAAAGGAAGGCatcattaaaatgattaaaggCCCAACGTTCAAGGCGAGGTTCATCCTGACAAACCCTATAAATAGGTTGATTTTGTGCTACATTTTCAACAACCCTCCTCCATTGATCGATTCTACCACTAAAGAGGAGAAACAAACATACAAGTAGGGTGTCAATTCGATTACGAGATGAAGTCGTATAGTATTCTGGTGGTTCTCGTTATCGTACTGCTATCCACTGAAGCCGCCATCGTGCATGGTCAAGGTAAGGGTAACAATGGGAATGGCAACAACAATGGTAATGGATATGGCAACAGCAACAGCAATGGTAAGGGCAAGGGCAACAGCAATGGTAAGGGCAAGGGCGACAGCGACGATGGCAAAGGCAAAAACAAGGGCAATGGAGataagaagaagaataagaaagaCGATGATGAAGTGAATTATGACATGTCATCATCAGGGACCGGGCAAGAACGAGCCTACTGCAAAGGGAAAAGTGCTTGTTACCAGAAGACCCTTGTTTGTCCATCTGAATGCCCTCAGAGGAAGCCTACGAAGAACAAAAAGCAGAAGGCTTGCCATATTAACTGCGGCAGCAAGTGCGAAGCCACTTGCAAGTGTAAgcatatatacttataatacCAGTCACCCTAATTCCAACTTCTctcagatttttattttattttactttttggtATGTTTTCAGGGAGGAAACCAAAATGTGATGGCTATGGCTCTCTTTGCTATGACCCTCGTTTTGTTGGTGGTGATGGAGTTATGTTCTACTTCCATGGAGCCAAGGGTGGGAACTTCGCCATTGTCTCAGATGATCAGCTTCAAATCAATGCTCATTTCATCGGCACTAGACCACAAGGAAGGACTCGTGATTTCACATGGGTGCAAGCCTTGGCTGTCATGTTCGATACCCACACACTTGTCATTGCAGCAAATAGAGTTTCTCACTGGGATGACAATGTTGATGCTCTCAGTGTACGATGGGACGACGAGACGGTTACCATCCCTTACGACGGAGAAGGTGAATGGAGGAAGGGTAACGGCGATGAAAGACAAGTGTTGGTGGAAAGAACCGATGACAAAAACAGTCTTCATGTCAAAATATCTGGATTGGTGGAGATGGACATAAGGGTGAGACCCATTGGCAAAGAAGAAAACAAGGTTCATAACTATCAGTTACCAGATGATGATGCCTTTGCTCACTTGGAAACACAGTTCAAGTTCACCAACTTAAGTGATGAAGTTGAAGGAGTGTTGGGAAAAACATACCAGCCAGATTATGTTAGCCCAGTGAAGAGAGGGGTGGCTATGCCAATGATGGGTGGGGAAGACAAGTACCAAACCCCATCACTCTTTTCACCTTTCTGCAAGGCTTGCAGGTTTCAGAGGCCATCTGGATCAG
The window above is part of the Gossypium raimondii isolate GPD5lz chromosome 9, ASM2569854v1, whole genome shotgun sequence genome. Proteins encoded here:
- the LOC105799301 gene encoding uncharacterized protein LOC105799301; translation: MKSYSILVVLVIVLLSTEAAIVHGQGKGNNGNGNNNGNGYGNSNSNGKGKGNSNGKGKGDSDDGKGKNKGNGDKKKNKKDDDEVNYDMSSSGTGQERAYCKGKSACYQKTLVCPSECPQRKPTKNKKQKACHINCGSKCEATCKWRKPKCDGYGSLCYDPRFVGGDGVMFYFHGAKGGNFAIVSDDQLQINAHFIGTRPQGRTRDFTWVQALAVMFDTHTLVIAANRVSHWDDNVDALSVRWDDETVTIPYDGEGEWRKGNGDERQVLVERTDDKNSLHVKISGLVEMDIRVRPIGKEENKVHNYQLPDDDAFAHLETQFKFTNLSDEVEGVLGKTYQPDYVSPVKRGVAMPMMGGEDKYQTPSLFSPFCKACRFQRPSGSVATI